The following proteins are encoded in a genomic region of Populus nigra chromosome 16, ddPopNigr1.1, whole genome shotgun sequence:
- the LOC133675218 gene encoding protein ROOT PRIMORDIUM DEFECTIVE 1-like, with product MLVFISLSLLNPRLKPLRTLQSTLYNLKHTKPMSQSTSIPKKQLRVRDHGFDNYMEIEKKTRKVLKFQSLILSQYNQTLPISRLDNLAGRLGFKQFEAGAFILKFPHVFEVYEHPVQRVLYCRLTRKAVNQIMQEKEALLAQIPDAVTRLRKLIMMSNEGRLRLEHVRIARYEFGLPDDFEYSVVLKYPQFFRLVDASETRNKYIEVVDRDRRLTVCAIEKVREREYREKGMDAEDVRFKFMVNFPPGFKIGKYYRIAVWKWQRVPYWSPYEDISGYDLRSIEAQKRMEKRAVATIHELLSLTVEKKITMERIAHFRMAMNLPNKLKGFLLQHQEIFYVSTRGNHGKLHTVFLREAYRKGELVEPNGLYLARRKLCELVLSSSRKAIVDRGLVHYRGDREDDEMERFRRDCSEDGFEGGKEGKDGEREDDLNLDLSCDVGSDCTDEDDDADGIEKAEKAQLNG from the coding sequence ATGCTAGTCTTCATTTCTCTCAGTCTCTTAAACCCTCGACTCAAACCCCTCAGAACTCTTCAATCCACACTCTACAACCTTAAACACACAAAACCCATGTCCCAATCCACTTCAATACCCAAAAAACAACTAAGGGTTCGTGACCATGGATTCGATAATTACATGGAAATCGAAAAAAAGACGAGAAAGGTCTTaaagtttcaatctttaatACTTTCTCAGTACAACCAAACACTGCCCATTTCACGTCTTGACAATCTCGCTGGCAGGTTGGGGTTTAAACAGTTTGAAGCTGGTGCCTTTATCCTCAAATTCCCTCATGTTTTTGAGGTCTATGAGCACCCAGTTCAACGAGTGTTGTACTGTCGCTTAACGCGCAAAGCAGTCAATCAGATTATGCAAGAAAAGGAGGCCCTTTTGGCTCAAATCCCTGATGCTGTTACCAGATTGAGGAAATTGATAATGATGTCTAATGAGGGTCGGTTGCGGTTAGAGCATGTAAGGATCGCAAGGTACGAGTTTGGTTTACCTGATGATTTTGAGTATTCTGTTGTCTTGAAGTATCCGCAGTTTTTTAGATTGGTTGATGCTAGTGAGACTAGGAATAAGTACATTGAGGTGGTTGACAGAGACCGTAGATTGACGGTTTGTGCGATAGAAAAAGTTAGGGAGAGAGAGTATAGAGAGAAAGGAATGGATGCTGAGGACGTGAGGTTTAAGTTTATGGTGAATTTCCCACCGGGGTTTAAGATAGGGAAGTATTATAGGATTGCAGTGTGGAAATGGCAAAGGGTACCTTATTGGTCACCGTATGAAGATATTTCAGGTTATGATTTGAGGTCAATTGAGGCTCAGAAGAGGATGGAGAAGAGGGCAGTGGCTACTATTCATGAATTGTTGTCGTTGACGGTGGAGAAGAAGATTACAATGGAGAGGATCGCCCATTTCAGGATGGCTATGAATTTACCCAACAAATTGAAGGGCTTTTTGCTTCAGCATCAGGAGATTTTCTATGTTTCGACTAGAGGGAATCATGGGAAGCTTCATACAGTTTTTCTTCGAGAGGCTTATAGGAAAGGGGAGTTAGTTGAGCCGAACGGTTTGTATTTGGCAAGGAGGAAGTTGTGTGAGTTGGTGTTGTCGAGTTCGAGGAAAGCAATTGTGGATAGGGGGTTGGTTCATTATAGGGGGGATAGAGAAGATGATGAGATGGAGCGTTTTAGGAGAGACTGCTCAGAAGATGGTTTTGAGGGTGGGAAGGAGGGGAAAGATGGAGAGAGGGAGGATGATTTGAACTTGGACTTGAGTTGTGATGTTGGTTCTGATTGTACAGATGAGGATGATGATGCTGATGGCATCGAAAAGGCAGAGAAGGCTCAACTAAATGGGTGA